The nucleotide sequence GCAGTTAAAAATCCCGCAATTTCAATATCTTCTTTTAAATCAAATTGATGTGGAACTTGTATTGGGTCGCTTTCGATAAACTTTGGTTGATTATATTCTTCAACTTTTTTATCAAGAAACTCTTTGAGTTGTACTTTGGTAAATTTCACAGTTCTTGCCAATGTTTTTATAAGTCAAAAATATTAATATGTTTCTTTATAAAAAATAAGCACACCCATAAATATAAATGCTACACAAAACTAACTCACCAATAAATATTGAAATTAAAAAAATAGCTAAATTAATTTTTAATGCACCAGCTAAATAACATATAAGGTCTGTTGGAACAAAAGGAAAGAATGCCCACCCAATAATATATATAAAACCATGTTTACCATTAAGTTTGTGTTTAAGGTAAGCTGTTTTTTTTTTGTGTTTAGATAAAAATTGTGAGAACCCTAATTTATCAGAAAAGAAATATATTAATAATGAAGAGCACAAAATTCCAAATAATGAAATCATTAAAACTAGAAATAATTGTGATGGAAATGCTATTATACCAGCAAAAACTAAAGGAGTACTTGGTAACAAAAAGAAGCCCCTTATAATATGAATACTTAAATATATTAAGATTGCATAATCGTATTCTGAGATATAATTGGCAATAGCAGTTCTAGAAAATAAATCGGGATTAAAAAAATA is from Flavobacteriaceae bacterium and encodes:
- a CDS encoding DedA family protein yields the protein MVVINQSTTLKPSLLKFIRHLWVFLIAICLISYFFNPDLFSRTAIANYISEYDYAILIYLSIHIIRGFFLLPSTPLVFAGIIAFPSQLFLVLMISLFGILCSSLLIYFFSDKLGFSQFLSKHKKKTAYLKHKLNGKHGFIYIIGWAFFPFVPTDLICYLAGALKINLAIFLISIFIGELVLCSIYIYGCAYFL